The genomic interval GTGCAGCCGGTCCAACCTCGTAAGCCCCGCCAGCGGAGAGATGTCGCTTATCCGGTTATCCGTCAGAAAGAGCCAGATCATATTCGTATGTCCCGAGAGCGCTGAAATATCGCTTATCCGGTTGCCCCTCAGAAGCAGCCGCTCCAGCTTCGTAAGCTCCGCCAGCGCGGAGATATCGCTTACCTGGTTACGGTCCAGCCCCAGCAGGGTTAGGTTCCTGGCATACTCGAGGCCCGTGAGGTCGGTTATACCACGGGATGTGGCGCCAAGGGTGATAAGCTTCAGCATATCCCCTTCGGTCGGGTAGGTCACGTCCAGGGCCTTCTCTATGGCGGCCCTCAGGTTCTTATCGGGGATGTATACCGGGTCGCTCTCCCCCGCGGCCGCATAGTTCACCAAAGGAGAAAAGAGGGGAGAAAAGAGGAACAGGGCCGCCGTCATGACAAACAACAATGCGCAGGTGCGGTATCTTTTCATTATAGTATTCCCTCCTCCGTATCTTTATTAGTAATACAACTTATTAATATAGAAAAGCCCTCTTACCACGCGCCGTCCCTCTACGCGCGGACAAAGTCAAAGCGCCGCTCTTGCTCCGACCACCAAGCCTTGGGTCAGGCTATGCTGGAGGGGCCGGCCCTCTCCCCGGCGAGGAACTGCAGCCCCACCAGGAACTTGCCGCTATTGCCGACAGGTTGCGCCCACCTGACCTCGGCAAAGCCCGGCAGAGCCGTTTCCGTACCCTGACGCGGCAGAGCGAGTTTTACCACCTTGCCCGGCGTGTGGGTGCCGTTCGTAAGGATACGCGCCCCGCC from Thermodesulfobacteriota bacterium carries:
- a CDS encoding leucine-rich repeat domain-containing protein, whose product is MKRYRTCALLFVMTAALFLFSPLFSPLVNYAAAGESDPVYIPDKNLRAAIEKALDVTYPTEGDMLKLITLGATSRGITDLTGLEYARNLTLLGLDRNQVSDISALAELTKLERLLLRGNRISDISALSGHTNMIWLFLTDNRISDISPLAGLTRLDRLHLGSNQINDISPLAGLTNLTMLHLGSNQRLDLSALEGLTKLAWLNLGSNQLSDLSSLSGLERLGWLNLSSNQVSDLSALSGLIKLTDLNLRYNPLGDGAYCADIPGIISNN
- a CDS encoding PilZ domain-containing protein, producing the protein MEKRDYRRDMLPEALTCELNTWVGKVETFIAKVIDISTGGARILTNGTHTPGKVVKLALPRQGTETALPGFAEVRWAQPVGNSGKFLVGLQFLAGERAGPSSIA